ACCTGGTGCTGCCCACTTACCTGTACAAGCTGACCAACAAGCTGGGCACGCCGTCGTACCACCTGATGGCGGCGGTGGCCGTGTGCCTGGTGATGGTCACGCTGCCGCTGGTGATGCTGCAGCGCCATCTGCTGAAATCGGCCAACAAGTACGTGTCGATCAAGGGCAAGGGCGCGCGCAGCAAGGCGATGCCGCTGGGCCGCTGGAAATGGCTGGCCTTCGCGCTGCTGGGCGGCTGGCTGCTGTTCACGATCGTGATGCCGCTGTCCGGCATCGCGCTGCGCTCGTTCGTGCAGTACTGGGGCGAAGGCGTGCAGCTGGGCGACGTGCTGACGCTGCAGCATTTCCGCGACATCTTCGAGCAGCCGTCGCTGGTGCGGGCCATCGTCAACACGGTGCTGATCGGCGTGGTCGGCGGCGGCCTGGCGATCGTGTGCTACAGCTTCATCGCGCTGGCCATGCATCGCCGGCCCGACGGCGTCACGCGCTTCCTCGACTACAGCGTGCTGGTGCCGCGCGCCGTGCCCGGCCTGCTGGCGGGCCTGGCGTTCCTGTGGGTGTTCCTGTTCGTGCCGAGCTGGCTCGACGGCATGCTGCAGGGCGCGGACAACGCGGCGGCAGCATGGCTGTCCGCCAACTTCATCCCCGCGCTGCGGTCGCTGCGCTCGACGATCTTCGCCGTGTGGCTGGCTTACTCGGTGGTGTGGATGGCCTACGGCATGCGCCTGATCTCGACCGCGCTGCTGCAGGTGGGACCGGAGCTGGAGGAGGCGGCCCGCGCCGTGGGCGCCCGCCGCGGCCAGGTGGTGCGCGACGTGACGCTGCCGCTGGTGCGCTACGGCCTGCTGGGCGCCTGGCTGATGGTGTTCCTGATCTTCGAGCGCGAGTACTCGACCGGCGTGTACCTGCTGTCGCCCGGCACCGAGGTGATCGGCGCCATGCTCGTGTCGCTGTGGGCGGGCGGGTCGACCGACCTGGTGGCGGCGCTGTCCTTCATCAACATCACGCTGGTGGCCATCGGCCTCGGCATCGCGCTGCGCTTCGGCGTCAAGTTGCATGACTAAGCGGCACGCCTAAGCTGCACGACCAAGCTGCACGGCAAGGCCGCACCACCCAACGGAGACTGAACATGAAACGAGACCTGAACATGAACGAACTGAGCGTCCACGAACTGCACCTGGACTACGGCACGGGCGCCGCGGCGAACCCGATCCTGAAAGGGGTGTCGATGCACCTGCGCAAGGGCGAAGTGGTGGCGCTGCTGGGGCCCTCGGGCAGCGGCAAGACCACGCTGCTGCGCGCCGTGGCCGGGCTTGAAAGCCCGCGCCAGGGCAGCATCGACATCGGCGAGCGCCGCGTGTTCGACGGCGCGGCGAAGCTGGAGATGCCGGCCGAGCAGCGCAACCTGGGGCTGGTGTTCCAGTCGTATGCGCTGTGGCCCCACAAGACCGTGTTCGACAACGTGGCCTATGGCCTGAAGCTGCGCCGCATGGCCACCGCCGAGACCAGGACCCGCGTGATGGAAGTGCTCGGGCAGCTGGGCCTGGGCCACCTGGGCGAGCGCTACCCGCACCAGCTTTCCGGCGGCCAGCAGCAGCGCGTGGCGATCGCCCGCGCGCTGGTCTACAACCCGCCCGTGATCCTGCTCGACGAGCCGCTGTCGAACCTCGATGCCAAGCTGCGCGAGGAAGCCCGCGCCTTCCTGCGCGAACTGATCGTGCGGCTCGGCCTGTCGGCGCTGATGGTCACGCACGACCAGGGCGAGGCGATGGCGATTTCCGACCGCATCCTGCTGCTCAACAACGGCCGCA
Above is a window of Pseudoduganella dura DNA encoding:
- a CDS encoding ABC transporter permease — encoded protein: MQNATLSNPAAAHCVTTVPALPAKRDSRINWKRGIVVALTALAIFTPLCLIFYQSFLSAPFFMPEKMLSLDAYRFIIDDPDFAQAFRNGLLLATGLALIAVPLGGMLAFLMVRTDLPGRNWIAPMLLVPIFVSPMVMGFGYVVSMGPVGFYSTWAKELLGFVPWNVYSFTSIVIIAGLTHVPHVYLYASSALRSLGSDVEEAARVSGASPLQVMMNVSLPMIMPALAYAGVLVFFLGFEVFGLVLVLGDPEGHLVLPTYLYKLTNKLGTPSYHLMAAVAVCLVMVTLPLVMLQRHLLKSANKYVSIKGKGARSKAMPLGRWKWLAFALLGGWLLFTIVMPLSGIALRSFVQYWGEGVQLGDVLTLQHFRDIFEQPSLVRAIVNTVLIGVVGGGLAIVCYSFIALAMHRRPDGVTRFLDYSVLVPRAVPGLLAGLAFLWVFLFVPSWLDGMLQGADNAAAAWLSANFIPALRSLRSTIFAVWLAYSVVWMAYGMRLISTALLQVGPELEEAARAVGARRGQVVRDVTLPLVRYGLLGAWLMVFLIFEREYSTGVYLLSPGTEVIGAMLVSLWAGGSTDLVAALSFINITLVAIGLGIALRFGVKLHD
- a CDS encoding ABC transporter ATP-binding protein translates to MNELSVHELHLDYGTGAAANPILKGVSMHLRKGEVVALLGPSGSGKTTLLRAVAGLESPRQGSIDIGERRVFDGAAKLEMPAEQRNLGLVFQSYALWPHKTVFDNVAYGLKLRRMATAETRTRVMEVLGQLGLGHLGERYPHQLSGGQQQRVAIARALVYNPPVILLDEPLSNLDAKLREEARAFLRELIVRLGLSALMVTHDQGEAMAISDRILLLNNGRIEQQGTPQSMYETPDTLFTAEFMGSNNRLPGTLVQRDGGHVVIDVDGTRLRGTARGNVGAQIAPLVRVEEVRISAAQADNALQLPLSTCMYLGDRWECLFKRGETSVRAYSRQRLDDGQYWLQMPAEKLWVF